The following coding sequences are from one Pelagovum sp. HNIBRBA483 window:
- the rpoC gene encoding DNA-directed RNA polymerase subunit beta' has product MNQELTNNPFNPLTPAKTFDEIKVSLASPERILSWSFGEIKKPETINYRTFKPERDGLFCARIFGPIKDYECLCGKYKRMKYRGVVCEKCGVEVTLQKVRRERMGHIELAAPVAHIWFLKSLPSRIGLMLDMTLRDLERILYFENYVVIEPGLTDLTFGQLMSEEEFLDAQDTYGMDAFTANIGAEAIREMLSMIDLEATAEQLREELKEATGELKPKKIIKRLKIVENFIESGNRPEWMILTVIPVIPPELRPLVPLDGGRFATSDLNDLYRRVINRNNRLKRLIELRAPDIIVRNEKRMLQESVDALFDNGRRGRVITGANKRPLKSLSDMLKGKQGRFRQNLLGKRVDFSGRSVIVTGPELKLHQCGLPKKMALELFKPFIYSRLEAKGLSSTVKQAKKLVEKERPEVWDILDEVIREHPVLLNRAPTLHRLGIQAFEPVLIEGKAIQLHPLVCSAFNADFDGDQMAVHVPLSLEAQLEARVLMMSTNNVLSPANGAPIIVPSQDMILGLYYTTIMRDGMKGEGMSFSNIEEVEHALAAGEVHLHAKINARIKQVDEEGNEVIRRFETTPGRLRLGSLLPLNNKAPFDLVNRLLRKKEVQQVIDTVYRYCGQKESVIFCDQIMTMGFREAFRAGISFGKDDMVIPDTKWTLVDETRDQVKDFEQQYMDGLITQGEKYNKVVDAWSKCNDRVTEAMMQTISAERRDETGAVAEPNSVYMMAHSGARGSVTQMKQLGGMRGLMAKPSGEIIETPIISNFKEGLTVLEYFNSTHGARKGLSDTALKTANSGYLTRRLVDVAQDCIVREKDCGTDLAITVEAAVNDGEVVSSLAERILGRVAADDVLRPGTEEVLVSAGDLIDERTADLIEDASVAKLRVRSPLTCESEDGVCAKCYGRDLARGTIVNIGEAVGIIAAQSIGEPGTQLTMRTFHIGGVAQGGQQSFLEASAAGKIEFRNASLLENAAGEQIVMGRNMVIAIMDDAGEELAQHKVGYGSKVFVKQGAKVKRGDKLFEWDPYTLPIIAEKSGKARFVDLVNGIAVREDTDDATGMTQRIVTDWRSVPKGNELKPEIIIVGDDGEPVRNEAGNPVTYPMSVDAILSIEDGQMVEAGDVVARIPREGAKTKDITGGLPRVAELFEARRPKDHAIIAEIDGYVRFGKDYKNKRRIAIEASDDSGNRVEYMVPKGKHIPVQEGDHVQKGDYIMDGNPAPHDILSIMGVEALAGYMINEVQDVYRLQGVKINDKHIEVIVRQMLQKWEVMDSGDTTLLKGEHVDKAEFDDANEKAIARGGRVATGEPILLGITKASLQTRSFISAASFQETTRVLTEASVQGKRDKLIGLKENVIVGRLIPAGTGGATTRVRRIASERDQAVIDVRREEAEAAAALAAPVFDGETSSDAAEE; this is encoded by the coding sequence ATGAACCAGGAATTGACCAACAACCCGTTTAACCCGCTCACACCGGCAAAGACCTTTGATGAAATCAAAGTCTCGCTTGCTTCGCCCGAGCGGATTCTCTCTTGGTCTTTCGGCGAAATCAAAAAGCCGGAAACCATCAACTACCGTACTTTCAAGCCTGAGCGCGACGGCCTGTTCTGTGCCCGTATTTTTGGCCCGATCAAAGATTACGAATGTCTTTGCGGCAAATATAAGCGCATGAAGTATCGCGGCGTCGTCTGCGAGAAGTGCGGTGTTGAAGTCACGCTTCAGAAAGTGCGCCGTGAGCGTATGGGCCATATCGAACTGGCAGCACCAGTTGCGCATATCTGGTTCCTGAAGTCGCTTCCGAGCCGGATCGGCTTGATGCTCGACATGACCTTGCGTGATCTTGAGCGCATTCTCTACTTCGAGAACTATGTCGTAATCGAACCGGGCCTGACCGATTTGACCTTTGGTCAGCTGATGTCGGAAGAAGAGTTCCTTGACGCGCAAGACACCTACGGCATGGACGCATTCACCGCCAATATCGGCGCTGAAGCGATCCGCGAAATGCTGTCGATGATCGACCTTGAGGCGACCGCAGAGCAGCTGCGCGAAGAGCTGAAAGAGGCGACAGGTGAACTGAAGCCCAAAAAGATCATCAAGCGTCTGAAGATCGTTGAAAACTTCATCGAGTCTGGAAACCGTCCGGAATGGATGATCCTGACTGTCATTCCGGTTATTCCGCCGGAACTGCGCCCGCTTGTGCCGCTGGATGGCGGCCGTTTTGCGACATCTGACCTTAACGACCTTTACCGCCGCGTGATCAACCGGAACAACCGCCTCAAGCGGCTGATCGAACTGCGCGCTCCTGACATCATCGTCCGGAACGAAAAGCGGATGTTGCAGGAATCTGTCGACGCGCTCTTTGATAACGGTCGTCGTGGTCGTGTGATCACTGGTGCCAACAAGCGGCCGTTGAAGTCCCTTTCGGATATGCTCAAGGGTAAGCAGGGTCGTTTCCGTCAGAACCTTTTGGGTAAGCGGGTCGACTTCTCGGGTCGTTCTGTCATCGTGACCGGCCCCGAGCTCAAGTTGCATCAGTGCGGCCTGCCGAAAAAGATGGCGCTAGAGCTGTTCAAGCCGTTCATCTATTCGCGTCTGGAGGCCAAAGGTCTTTCCAGCACCGTGAAGCAGGCGAAAAAGCTGGTCGAGAAAGAGCGTCCTGAAGTTTGGGATATCCTCGATGAGGTGATCCGCGAGCATCCGGTACTTCTGAACCGCGCTCCGACGCTGCACCGTCTTGGCATTCAGGCGTTTGAACCGGTTCTGATCGAAGGTAAGGCTATCCAGCTTCATCCGCTCGTTTGTTCGGCGTTTAATGCTGACTTCGACGGTGACCAGATGGCGGTCCACGTCCCGCTCTCGCTGGAAGCGCAGCTCGAAGCCCGCGTGCTTATGATGTCGACGAACAACGTTCTGTCGCCTGCTAACGGCGCGCCGATCATCGTTCCGTCGCAGGATATGATCCTCGGTCTGTACTACACCACAATCATGCGTGACGGCATGAAAGGTGAGGGTATGTCCTTCTCGAATATCGAGGAGGTGGAGCATGCTCTGGCTGCTGGCGAAGTGCATTTGCATGCCAAGATCAACGCACGGATCAAGCAGGTTGATGAAGAAGGCAACGAGGTTATCCGGCGCTTTGAGACGACACCTGGCCGCTTGCGTTTGGGCAGCCTTCTGCCGCTCAACAACAAGGCCCCGTTTGATCTGGTGAACCGCTTGCTTCGGAAGAAGGAAGTGCAGCAGGTCATCGACACCGTCTACCGCTACTGTGGTCAGAAAGAGTCTGTGATCTTCTGTGACCAGATCATGACCATGGGCTTCCGCGAGGCTTTCCGTGCCGGTATTTCGTTCGGCAAGGATGACATGGTTATCCCTGACACCAAGTGGACATTGGTTGATGAGACCCGTGATCAGGTCAAGGATTTTGAACAGCAGTACATGGATGGCCTGATCACTCAGGGCGAAAAGTACAACAAGGTTGTTGATGCCTGGTCGAAGTGTAACGACCGCGTCACCGAAGCGATGATGCAGACGATTTCCGCCGAGCGGAGAGACGAGACTGGCGCTGTTGCAGAGCCGAACTCGGTCTACATGATGGCTCACTCCGGTGCGCGTGGCTCGGTGACCCAGATGAAGCAGCTGGGCGGGATGCGCGGCCTGATGGCCAAGCCGTCCGGTGAGATTATCGAAACGCCGATTATCTCGAACTTTAAGGAAGGCCTCACCGTTCTCGAGTACTTCAACTCGACGCACGGCGCACGAAAGGGTCTTTCGGACACCGCTCTGAAAACTGCGAACTCCGGTTATCTGACCCGTCGTCTCGTTGACGTGGCACAGGACTGCATCGTTCGCGAAAAGGACTGCGGAACCGATCTGGCGATCACTGTCGAAGCGGCCGTCAACGATGGCGAGGTCGTCTCGTCATTGGCAGAGCGGATCCTGGGCCGTGTTGCGGCTGACGATGTGCTGCGTCCGGGGACGGAAGAGGTTCTCGTCAGCGCGGGTGATCTGATTGATGAACGTACCGCCGACCTGATCGAGGATGCGAGCGTGGCGAAGCTGCGCGTCCGCAGCCCGTTGACCTGTGAATCCGAAGATGGCGTATGTGCCAAGTGCTATGGTCGTGACCTTGCGCGTGGTACAATTGTCAACATCGGCGAAGCGGTCGGCATCATTGCGGCGCAGTCCATTGGTGAGCCTGGGACGCAGCTGACAATGCGGACCTTCCACATCGGTGGTGTTGCTCAGGGTGGTCAGCAGTCGTTCCTTGAGGCATCTGCCGCTGGCAAGATTGAGTTCCGTAACGCATCGCTTCTGGAAAACGCCGCTGGCGAACAGATCGTGATGGGCCGGAACATGGTTATTGCCATCATGGATGATGCTGGTGAGGAGCTGGCACAGCACAAGGTGGGCTACGGCTCGAAGGTGTTTGTGAAGCAAGGCGCCAAGGTGAAACGTGGTGACAAGCTTTTCGAATGGGATCCCTATACCCTTCCGATCATTGCCGAGAAGAGCGGTAAAGCGCGCTTCGTTGACCTCGTAAACGGTATCGCCGTTCGTGAGGATACCGACGATGCGACAGGTATGACCCAGCGCATTGTGACGGACTGGCGCTCGGTGCCCAAGGGCAACGAGCTGAAGCCGGAAATCATCATTGTTGGTGATGATGGCGAGCCTGTGCGCAACGAAGCTGGCAATCCTGTGACCTATCCAATGTCTGTTGATGCCATCCTCTCTATTGAGGACGGTCAGATGGTCGAAGCGGGTGACGTTGTTGCGCGTATTCCGCGCGAAGGTGCCAAGACCAAAGACATCACCGGCGGTCTGCCGCGGGTGGCTGAACTGTTCGAAGCGCGTCGTCCGAAAGATCACGCAATCATCGCAGAAATCGATGGTTATGTGCGCTTTGGGAAAGACTACAAGAACAAGCGCCGCATCGCCATTGAAGCATCCGATGATAGTGGAAACCGCGTTGAGTACATGGTGCCCAAGGGCAAGCACATTCCTGTTCAGGAAGGTGACCACGTCCAGAAGGGTGACTACATCATGGACGGCAACCCTGCACCGCACGACATTCTGTCTATCATGGGTGTCGAGGCTCTGGCTGGCTACATGATCAACGAGGTGCAAGACGTCTACCGCCTGCAGGGTGTGAAGATCAACGATAAGCACATCGAAGTGATCGTTCGCCAGATGCTGCAGAAGTGGGAGGTCATGGACTCTGGTGACACCACGCTCCTGAAAGGCGAGCATGTGGACAAGGCCGAGTTTGATGATGCGAATGAGAAAGCCATCGCGCGCGGTGGTCGTGTCGCAACGGGTGAGCCGATCCTGCTCGGGATCACTAAAGCATCGCTCCAGACGCGTTCGTTCATCTCGGCTGCATCGTTCCAAGAGACGACGCGTGTCCTCACCGAAGCCTCTGTTCAGGGCAAGCGGGACAAGCTCATCGGCCTCAAAGAGAACGTCATCGTTGGTCGTCTGATCCCGGCAGGTACAGGTGGTGCGACGACCCGCGTTCGCCGGATCGCTTCTGAGCGTGATCAGGCCGTAATTGACGTGCGTCGTGAGGAAGCGGAAGCCGCCGCAGCACTCGCTGCTCCGGTTTTCGATGGAGAAACCTCAAGCGACGCCGCAGAAGAGTAA
- a CDS encoding DMT family transporter produces MANVSDNMRGALLMMGSMTAFTVNDTFMKTLSMGLPLFQTLFLRGCTTTLLLIVLIRFISPLPTSLSPTDRRLLILRTLMEVGATWFFLTALFNMPLANVSAILQALPLSVTLASALFLSEPIGWRRIGAIVIGFLGVLLIIRPGTEGFTLYSVSALLSVACVTVRDLTARKLSAAVPSSAVALAASLGVTVFAALGSFNFAWQPLDIGSMAKIGGASLFLVAGYIFSVAAMRVGDIGFVAPFRYSSLLVALTLGWFVFGDWPKPLTLLGTALVVATGVFTFFRERQRKLGVAKALRSR; encoded by the coding sequence ATGGCAAACGTTTCAGATAATATGCGCGGTGCGCTACTCATGATGGGGTCTATGACGGCATTCACCGTCAACGATACCTTCATGAAAACGTTATCGATGGGCCTTCCGCTTTTCCAAACACTTTTCCTGCGGGGGTGCACCACAACGCTGCTGCTGATCGTGCTGATCCGGTTCATCAGTCCTTTGCCAACCAGTTTGTCGCCAACAGATCGGCGCCTCTTGATCCTGCGAACGTTAATGGAGGTTGGCGCGACGTGGTTCTTCCTGACCGCGCTTTTCAATATGCCGTTGGCTAACGTAAGTGCGATTTTACAGGCCTTGCCGCTTTCCGTGACGCTGGCAAGCGCACTATTTCTTTCGGAGCCAATCGGGTGGCGACGTATCGGCGCGATCGTAATCGGGTTCCTTGGCGTTTTGTTAATCATCCGACCGGGGACCGAAGGGTTCACTCTCTACTCGGTTTCGGCGCTGCTCTCTGTTGCCTGTGTGACCGTGCGCGATTTAACCGCGCGCAAGCTCTCTGCGGCGGTGCCCTCGAGTGCAGTCGCTCTTGCTGCGTCGCTAGGTGTGACCGTTTTCGCGGCGCTTGGATCATTCAACTTTGCATGGCAGCCGCTCGACATAGGGTCGATGGCTAAGATCGGCGGCGCGTCTCTATTCCTAGTCGCAGGATATATTTTTTCGGTCGCCGCGATGCGGGTTGGTGATATCGGATTTGTCGCGCCTTTCAGATACAGTTCCCTGTTGGTTGCGCTGACCTTGGGATGGTTCGTTTTTGGAGATTGGCCAAAACCGCTGACGCTCCTTGGAACAGCCTTGGTCGTCGCCACTGGCGTCTTTACTTTCTTTCGTGAGCGTCAGCGAAAGCTCGGTGTGGCGAAGGCGCTCCGGAGCCGGTGA
- a CDS encoding glycosyltransferase gives MQKLHIQVLLICRWSVPSSVEAFDHDFASVEDLRAFLYDPERLRLRVWLLRHVLVPSVRAQHDERFKLLLMLGENLPEPFRSEVMKIVASVPQIRPVFVSEGQPHRDQCRELMARFRDPRATVVAEGRLDDDDAIAVDFVAMARSFFPQLRGFFKEAPKLALDFPRGFLLDLRERELGIKPAVHRLWTPALIVYTRPAAPTGLLDFKHHLLWQHMDVFSWQEQPMYLRGLHGSNDSGITSESGRDTARTYTADELDAQMRYRFGIERPELQKAWEIFNGAGSC, from the coding sequence ATGCAAAAACTGCACATACAAGTCCTGCTGATATGCCGCTGGTCGGTGCCTTCTAGCGTTGAGGCATTTGATCATGACTTTGCGTCTGTCGAGGACTTGCGCGCATTTTTGTACGATCCGGAAAGATTGCGCCTGAGGGTGTGGCTTCTGCGGCATGTTCTTGTACCGTCGGTGCGTGCCCAACATGATGAACGCTTCAAGCTCTTGCTGATGCTTGGTGAAAACCTTCCCGAGCCGTTCCGTTCGGAGGTCATGAAGATTGTCGCGAGCGTGCCGCAGATACGGCCGGTGTTCGTTTCAGAAGGTCAGCCGCACCGCGACCAATGCCGCGAATTAATGGCGCGTTTCCGCGATCCAAGAGCTACCGTAGTCGCAGAGGGTAGGCTGGATGATGACGATGCGATTGCGGTGGATTTTGTCGCGATGGCCCGCTCGTTCTTTCCGCAGCTGCGTGGCTTTTTTAAAGAGGCGCCCAAACTGGCACTCGATTTTCCGCGCGGGTTTCTTCTGGACCTCCGCGAGAGAGAATTGGGAATCAAGCCAGCGGTTCACCGTCTCTGGACGCCGGCGCTTATTGTTTATACGCGACCAGCGGCTCCAACTGGCTTGCTTGATTTCAAGCATCATCTGCTGTGGCAGCATATGGATGTGTTTAGTTGGCAAGAGCAGCCGATGTACTTGCGTGGCCTTCATGGTTCAAATGACAGCGGGATCACAAGCGAGAGCGGGCGCGACACTGCGCGGACTTATACCGCCGATGAACTTGATGCACAGATGCGTTACAGGTTCGGCATAGAGCGACCCGAATTGCAGAAAGCCTGGGAAATATTCAACGGCGCAGGCAGCTGTTGA
- the rpsL gene encoding 30S ribosomal protein S12, whose protein sequence is MPTIQQLIRKPRQPKVTKSKSQHLESCPQKRGVCTRVYTTTPKKPNSAMRKVAKVRLTNGYEVISYIPGESHNLQEHSVVLIRGGRVKDLPGVRYHILRGVLDTQGVKDRKQRRSKYGAKRPK, encoded by the coding sequence ATGCCAACGATCCAGCAGCTGATCCGCAAGCCGCGTCAGCCTAAAGTTACGAAATCGAAGTCGCAGCACCTCGAGTCGTGCCCTCAGAAGCGCGGCGTATGCACTCGCGTTTACACCACCACCCCCAAGAAGCCGAACTCCGCTATGCGGAAAGTTGCGAAGGTTCGCCTGACCAACGGCTACGAGGTCATCAGCTACATCCCTGGTGAGAGCCATAACCTTCAGGAACACTCTGTGGTTCTGATCCGTGGTGGCCGTGTAAAAGACCTTCCGGGTGTTCGTTATCATATCCTGCGCGGTGTTCTTGATACGCAAGGTGTCAAAGACCGTAAGCAGCGCCGTTCGAAGTACGGCGCCAAGCGTCCGAAGTAA
- the rpsG gene encoding 30S ribosomal protein S7 — MSRRHAAEKREVLPDAKFGDRVLTKFMNNLMIDGKKSVAEKIVYNAFDRVESKLKKAPVEVFHEALDNIKPSVEVRSRRVGGATYQVPVEVRPERREALAIRWLISAARSRNENTMEERLAGELLDAVNGRGSAVKKREDTHKMADANKAFSHYRW, encoded by the coding sequence ATGTCGCGTCGTCACGCCGCTGAAAAACGTGAAGTTCTCCCCGATGCCAAGTTTGGTGATCGGGTGCTGACGAAGTTCATGAACAATCTTATGATCGATGGTAAGAAATCGGTCGCTGAGAAAATTGTCTACAACGCGTTCGATCGCGTTGAGTCCAAGCTGAAGAAGGCTCCTGTTGAGGTCTTCCACGAAGCTCTCGACAACATCAAACCTTCTGTCGAAGTTCGCTCCCGCCGTGTCGGTGGTGCGACTTATCAGGTGCCGGTTGAAGTCCGCCCTGAGCGCCGTGAAGCTCTCGCAATCCGCTGGTTGATTTCCGCTGCGCGTTCGCGCAACGAAAACACCATGGAAGAGCGTCTTGCCGGTGAACTGCTCGACGCCGTGAATGGCCGTGGTTCTGCGGTCAAGAAACGGGAAGACACCCACAAGATGGCCGACGCGAACAAAGCGTTCAGCCATTATCGCTGGTAA
- the fusA gene encoding elongation factor G encodes MARDYPLDRYRNFGIMAHIDAGKTTCSERILFYTGKSHNIGEVHDGAATMDWMEQEQERGITITSAATTTFWERTEDGETADTEKHRLNIIDTPGHVDFTIEVERSLAVLDGAVCVLDANAGVEPQTETVWRQADRYKVPRIVFVNKMDKIGADFFNCVRMIEDRTGARAVPVALPIGAESELEGLIDLVTMKEWLWKGEDLGASWVQVDIRDELKGVAEEWRGKMIEAAVEEDDDAMMAYLEGEEPDVATLRALLRKGTLALHFVPVLGGSAFKNKGVQPLLNAVIDYLPSPLDVVDYMGFKPGDEEEVRNIARRAEDDMPFAGLAFKIMNDPFVGSLTFTRIYSGVMRKGDQILNSTKGKKERVGRMMMMHSNNREEIEEAFAGDIIALAGLKDTTTGDTLCDAKDPVVLETMTFPDPVIEIAVEPKTKGDQEKMSAGLARLAAEDPSFRVETDLESGQTIMKGMGELHLDILVDRLKREFKVEANIGAPQVAYRETISHEVEHTYTHKKQSGGSGQFAEVKLVISPTEPGEGYSFESRIVGGAVPKEYIPGVEKGIQSVMDSGPLAGFPVIDFKVALIDGKFHDVDSSVLAFEIAARMGMREGMKKAGAKLLEPIMKVEVITPEEYTGGIIGDLTSRRGQVQGQDTRGNAIAINAFVPLANMFGYINTLRSMSSGRAQFTMQFDHYEPVPQNISDEIQKQYA; translated from the coding sequence ATGGCACGCGATTATCCCCTCGACAGATACCGGAATTTCGGGATCATGGCTCACATCGATGCAGGTAAGACCACCTGTTCTGAGCGGATCCTGTTTTACACGGGCAAATCCCACAATATCGGCGAAGTTCACGACGGCGCCGCAACCATGGACTGGATGGAGCAGGAGCAGGAGCGTGGCATCACGATCACTTCCGCTGCGACGACCACTTTCTGGGAGCGCACCGAAGATGGCGAGACAGCTGATACTGAAAAGCACCGTCTGAACATCATCGACACCCCCGGCCACGTTGACTTCACAATCGAAGTCGAGCGTTCGCTTGCGGTTCTCGATGGTGCTGTTTGTGTTCTCGATGCCAACGCTGGCGTTGAGCCGCAGACCGAAACTGTTTGGCGTCAAGCCGACCGCTACAAGGTTCCGCGTATCGTGTTCGTCAACAAGATGGACAAGATCGGCGCTGACTTCTTCAACTGCGTTCGCATGATTGAAGATCGCACCGGTGCGCGGGCTGTTCCTGTTGCTCTGCCGATTGGCGCTGAGAGCGAGTTGGAAGGTCTTATCGACCTCGTCACCATGAAAGAGTGGCTGTGGAAGGGTGAAGACCTTGGCGCATCGTGGGTTCAGGTCGATATTCGCGACGAGCTCAAAGGCGTTGCCGAAGAGTGGCGTGGTAAGATGATCGAAGCTGCCGTCGAAGAAGACGACGACGCAATGATGGCTTACCTGGAAGGCGAAGAGCCTGATGTCGCGACCCTGCGCGCTCTGCTGCGCAAGGGCACCCTGGCGCTGCACTTCGTGCCGGTCCTCGGTGGTTCCGCATTCAAGAACAAAGGCGTTCAGCCGCTTCTCAACGCAGTGATCGACTATCTGCCGAGCCCGCTCGATGTTGTTGATTACATGGGCTTCAAGCCTGGCGACGAAGAAGAAGTTCGTAACATCGCTCGCCGAGCAGAAGACGACATGCCTTTCGCAGGCCTTGCATTCAAGATCATGAACGACCCGTTTGTCGGATCGCTCACGTTCACCCGGATCTACTCCGGCGTGATGCGCAAGGGTGACCAGATCCTGAACTCGACCAAAGGCAAGAAAGAGCGTGTTGGTCGTATGATGATGATGCACTCGAACAACCGCGAGGAAATCGAGGAAGCATTTGCAGGCGACATCATCGCTCTGGCCGGTCTGAAGGACACCACAACTGGTGACACCCTTTGCGACGCCAAAGACCCTGTTGTTCTCGAAACGATGACTTTCCCCGATCCGGTGATCGAGATTGCTGTCGAGCCGAAGACAAAAGGCGACCAAGAGAAGATGTCCGCGGGTCTGGCCCGTCTGGCTGCTGAAGACCCCTCCTTCCGTGTGGAAACTGACCTTGAGTCCGGTCAGACCATCATGAAGGGCATGGGCGAATTGCACCTCGACATTCTTGTTGACCGTCTGAAGCGCGAATTCAAAGTTGAGGCCAACATCGGTGCGCCGCAGGTGGCATACCGTGAAACCATCAGCCACGAAGTCGAGCATACTTACACCCACAAGAAACAGTCGGGTGGTTCGGGTCAGTTCGCAGAAGTCAAGCTTGTCATCTCTCCGACAGAGCCGGGCGAAGGCTACTCTTTCGAAAGCCGCATCGTTGGTGGTGCCGTTCCGAAAGAATACATCCCTGGCGTCGAAAAAGGTATCCAGTCGGTTATGGACAGCGGCCCTCTGGCCGGCTTCCCCGTCATCGACTTCAAGGTTGCCTTGATTGACGGTAAGTTCCACGACGTCGACTCGAGCGTTCTGGCATTCGAAATTGCTGCACGCATGGGTATGCGCGAAGGCATGAAGAAAGCCGGTGCAAAACTGCTCGAGCCGATCATGAAGGTCGAAGTGATCACGCCGGAAGAATACACCGGTGGCATCATTGGTGACCTGACCTCCCGTCGTGGCCAGGTGCAGGGTCAAGATACGCGCGGCAACGCCATCGCGATCAATGCTTTCGTACCGCTTGCCAACATGTTCGGCTACATCAACACGCTGCGTTCCATGTCCTCGGGCCGGGCGCAGTTCACGATGCAGTTTGATCACTACGAACCTGTTCCGCAGAACATCTCTGACGAGATCCAGAAACAGTACGCCTAA